One stretch of Nocardia mangyaensis DNA includes these proteins:
- a CDS encoding Eco57I restriction-modification methylase domain-containing protein, whose product MASQARDAQERKRHGRHYTPPELARFLARRALLHAPRADELRVLDPACGDGELLLAVHRELTATAPDIAVRLTGYDLDRHAVGRTARRASDEGVAIDCRAEDFLAAASRLPDHAFDLIITNPPYVRTQQLGGATARLLSKQFGLRGRIDLTHPFVAVAPRLLAADGVLGLLCANRFLTTRAGANLRRILTIDLTPVELYDLGDTKLFTAAVLPAITVATRADHHPDCRYVSVYEEPGAEPDCATDLFDALAGESACLVGDGGRVFAVEVGVLCTGVAASETTPTGTGSAGEQAAGVSSMDTSSPDPVSMTVPSSSGKSERAGAWPTSPLSVRASSPDRTVDTAWRMSRPGVDRWLARIAERTWRSFGEAARIRVGIKTTADRVFISDRWEQMDPMPEPELLRQLITHHDLRPWQVAMARGTRVLYPYDVRQPRRTPIDLAEFPSAAEYLRSHEQVLAGRRYVLDGGRKWFEIWVPQRPHLWGAPKLVFPDISERPRFALDRSGAVVNGDCYWISLTDLGAGKAATELAYLLMGVANSALGLRFYDAVCGNRLYSGRRRWITQYVARLPVPDPAGPAAAEIVRRVRSVLEDGVPVADAGVDEVVAAAFGVQ is encoded by the coding sequence ATGGCTTCGCAGGCCCGTGACGCGCAGGAGCGCAAACGGCACGGCAGGCACTACACGCCGCCCGAGCTCGCGCGGTTTCTGGCGCGACGGGCGCTGCTGCACGCGCCACGCGCCGACGAACTGCGCGTGCTCGACCCGGCCTGCGGTGATGGTGAGCTGTTGCTCGCGGTGCATCGGGAGCTGACCGCGACTGCCCCGGATATCGCGGTGCGGCTCACCGGATACGACCTGGATCGCCACGCGGTCGGCCGCACGGCGCGGCGGGCTTCCGACGAAGGCGTCGCGATCGACTGTCGAGCCGAGGACTTCCTCGCCGCCGCGTCCCGCCTGCCCGACCATGCCTTCGACCTGATCATCACCAACCCGCCCTACGTGCGCACCCAGCAGCTCGGCGGCGCGACCGCCCGACTGCTGAGCAAACAGTTCGGCCTGCGTGGGCGCATCGACCTCACCCACCCGTTCGTCGCCGTCGCCCCTCGTCTGCTCGCCGCCGACGGCGTGCTCGGCCTGCTGTGCGCCAACCGGTTCCTCACCACTCGCGCCGGCGCGAACCTGCGCCGCATCCTGACCATCGACCTCACCCCGGTCGAGCTCTACGACCTCGGCGACACCAAACTCTTCACCGCCGCCGTGCTGCCCGCGATCACCGTCGCCACCCGCGCCGACCACCACCCGGACTGCCGCTACGTCTCGGTGTACGAGGAGCCGGGCGCCGAACCCGATTGCGCCACCGACCTGTTCGACGCGCTCGCCGGTGAGTCCGCCTGCCTGGTGGGTGACGGTGGGCGCGTGTTCGCGGTGGAGGTGGGAGTTCTGTGCACGGGAGTCGCCGCGTCGGAGACGACGCCGACGGGCACGGGTTCGGCGGGAGAACAGGCAGCAGGCGTTTCTTCGATGGACACGTCATCGCCGGACCCGGTGTCGATGACCGTGCCGTCGTCGAGCGGGAAGTCCGAGCGGGCGGGTGCGTGGCCGACCTCACCTCTGAGTGTGCGGGCGAGTTCGCCCGATCGAACTGTCGACACCGCCTGGCGGATGTCGCGGCCCGGGGTGGATCGGTGGCTGGCGCGGATCGCCGAGCGCACCTGGCGTTCCTTCGGGGAGGCCGCGCGGATCCGGGTGGGGATCAAGACGACGGCGGATCGGGTGTTCATCTCCGATCGGTGGGAGCAGATGGACCCGATGCCGGAGCCGGAGTTGTTGCGGCAGTTGATCACTCATCATGATCTGCGGCCGTGGCAGGTCGCGATGGCTCGCGGCACCAGAGTGCTGTATCCCTACGATGTCCGGCAGCCGCGCCGAACGCCGATCGATCTGGCCGAATTCCCGAGCGCGGCGGAGTATCTGCGTTCGCACGAGCAGGTGCTGGCCGGACGACGTTACGTGCTCGACGGTGGCCGGAAGTGGTTCGAGATCTGGGTGCCGCAGCGTCCACACCTGTGGGGCGCACCGAAATTGGTGTTCCCCGACATCAGCGAGCGACCGCGTTTCGCGCTGGATCGCTCGGGCGCGGTGGTCAACGGGGACTGCTACTGGATCTCGCTCACCGACCTCGGCGCGGGGAAGGCGGCGACCGAGCTGGCGTATCTGCTGATGGGCGTGGCGAATTCGGCGCTGGGGCTGCGGTTCTACGACGCGGTGTGCGGGAATCGGTTGTACTCGGGCAGGCGTCGCTGGATCACCCAGTACGTGGCGCGCCTGCCGGTGCCCGATCCGGCCGGTCCGGCGGCCGCCGAGATCGTCCGCAGAGTGCGCTCGGTACTGGAAGACGGCGTGCCCGTGGCGGATGCGGGCGTCGACGAGGTGGTGGCGGCCGCGTTCGGTGTTCAGTGA